The sequence TGGCCGGAGCCAAGTTCGACCTCGCCCTGGACGTGATCGTCTACCCCACCCACGTCCAGCTCATGTTCTCCTACAACACCGACCTGTTCGACCGCTCCACGGTGGAGCGGATGGGCGCCCACTTCGGGACGCTGCTCCACTCGGTCGTCTCGGAGCCGGGCCGCCGCCTGTCGGAGCTGGAGATCCTGCCCGCGGCCGAGCTCGCCGCGGTCCTCGGCGACCCGCCCGAGGACCTCGCCTGGGATCCCGGGGCGCTCCTGCTCGACCACCTGATCGCCCGGCAGGCCGCCCGGACGCCGGACGCCCCCGCCGTCGTCGTCCCCGGCACGGCCGGCGACCGCGGCGCCTCCGCCGGCACGGTGCTCACCTACGGCGAGCTCGACCGGGCCTCCACCGCCGTCGCCGGGCGCCTGCGCCTCCTGCTGGCCCAGGCGGCGCCGTCCGGGGAGCCCGCGGACCGGGGCGCGCGGGTCGCGCTGGGACTGACCGCCGGCCCCGAGGCCGTCGTGGCGCTGCTGGGAATCCTGAAGGCGGGCGCCGCCTACGTGCCGCTGGATCCGGCGCAGCCCGCCGAGCGGCTGGCCTACCTGCTGGCCGACTCCGGCGCGGCCGCGGTGATCGCCGAGGAGGCCGGGTTCGCCGGGTTCACCGGCCCGATCGTCACCCGCGCCGACCTCGCCTTCTGGACGACGGACAGGACGGCGGCGGCCCCGAAGGCGGCCGCCAGGCACCCCGACCAGGCCGCCTACGTGATCTACACCTCCGGATCCACCGGGCGGCCCAAGGGGGTGGTGGTCGGCCATCGCACCCTCTCCCACCTGGCCAGGTCCTTCCGGGACCTGCACGGCTTCGGGCCGGGGGAGCGCGTCCTCATGGTCCCGCCGCTCAGCTTCGACGCCTCGGCGGGCGACGTCTTCCCCGCGCTGATCAGCGGCGCCGCACTGGTGCTGCACCCCGACCCCGCCTCGCTCACCGGCCCCGCGCTCGTCGACCTGTGCGCCGAGCACTCGATCACCATGGTCGACACCGCCTCGGCGCTGTGGCAGCAGTGGGTCGACACCTTGGACGCGGCGGCCGGCGGCGGGGACGTCCCGCTCACCGCGATGATGGTCGGCGGCGAGAGCGTCCCGCTGGAGCGCCTCAGGGTCTGGGCCGGGCTGACCGGCGGCCGGGTCGCGTTCTACAACCACTACGGCCCCACCGAGGCGACCGTCTGCGCCACCGCCTACCGCACCGTCGACGGGGCGGAACTCGGAGCGGCCACGCACCTGCCGATCGGGACCGCGCTGCCGCACACCCGCGTCTACGTGCTCGACCGGCACGGCAACCCGGCTCCGATCGGGGTGCCCGGCGAGGTGCACGTCGGCGGCGAGTGCCTGGCCCACGGCTACCTCGGCCGTCCGGGCCTGACCGCCGAACGCTTCCTGCCCGACCCGTTCTCGCCCCGACCGGGAGCCAGGATGTACGCCACGGGCGACCTGGCCAGGTTCCGCCCCGACCGGAACCTGGAGTTCCTGGGCCGGACCGACCGGCAGGTGAAGATCCACGGCAACCGGATCGAGCCGGGCGAGGTCGAGGCGGCCTGCCTGGCCCATCCCGGCGTCCGCGAGGCCGTGGTCACCGCCGGCGCCCGGCGGCTGGTCGCCTACCTGGTGGGCGAGCCGCTCACCGCCGCGGCGCTGCGCGCCTTCCTGGCCGACCGGCTCCCCGGCTACATGATCCCCGGCGCCGTCGTCATGCTCGCCGCCCTGCCGCTCACCTCCCACGGGAAGATCGACTTCCGGGCCCTGCCGGAGCCGGACGGCGACGGCGGAGGCGTGCCGTACGAGCCGCCGCGGGAGGGCACCGAGCAGGTGCTCGCGGCGATCTGGGCCGAGGTGCTCAAGGCGGATCCGGGACGCGGGGACAACTTCTTCGATCTGGGCGGCCACTCGCTGCTGGCGCCGCAGATCGTCTCCAGGATCGCCGCCGAGCTGGGGGTGGCGGTCCCGATGACCGCGATCTTCGCCACGGCCGACCTGGCCGGGCTGGCCGCCGTCGTGGACGGCCGGCCGGCCGAGGCCGTGGACCTGCGCGCCGAGGCGGTCCTGCCCGGCGACGTCGCGTTCACCGGCGCGCCGATCCCGGACGGGCCGCCGCGCCGGGTGCTGCTCACCGGAGCCACCGGCTTCCTCGGCGCCTACCTCCTCGCCGAGCTGCTGCGCGCCACCGACGCC comes from Streptosporangium roseum DSM 43021 and encodes:
- a CDS encoding non-ribosomal peptide synthetase; its protein translation is MSALSYAQERLWFLDRLTPGDGTYNMVVCERLTGPLDAGALARALSEIVARHEALRTVFPQAGGAPVALVLDPAPVEIERLDLTGGPLAGQSLEELLAERSNRPFDLAEGPLLRASLLRTGPGEHVLLLVVHHIAGDAWSIEQVMFAELATLYAAFTTGLPSPLAPPARQYRDHVRMQREHSADVAGLLRELDDVPALELPTDRPRPAVQTTNGDLVIHRIPLELWQRVTGLARAERCTPFMTLLAAYQVLLSRYSGQEDFCVGTPVAGRDHEEFEQVFGIFINTLALRADLAGDPTFRETLKRVRRRAFTMYGHAAVPFERVVGELRLDRDPARTPLFQTMLMLGNPDSGALTLDGLRTEPVLSGLAGAKFDLALDVIVYPTHVQLMFSYNTDLFDRSTVERMGAHFGTLLHSVVSEPGRRLSELEILPAAELAAVLGDPPEDLAWDPGALLLDHLIARQAARTPDAPAVVVPGTAGDRGASAGTVLTYGELDRASTAVAGRLRLLLAQAAPSGEPADRGARVALGLTAGPEAVVALLGILKAGAAYVPLDPAQPAERLAYLLADSGAAAVIAEEAGFAGFTGPIVTRADLAFWTTDRTAAAPKAAARHPDQAAYVIYTSGSTGRPKGVVVGHRTLSHLARSFRDLHGFGPGERVLMVPPLSFDASAGDVFPALISGAALVLHPDPASLTGPALVDLCAEHSITMVDTASALWQQWVDTLDAAAGGGDVPLTAMMVGGESVPLERLRVWAGLTGGRVAFYNHYGPTEATVCATAYRTVDGAELGAATHLPIGTALPHTRVYVLDRHGNPAPIGVPGEVHVGGECLAHGYLGRPGLTAERFLPDPFSPRPGARMYATGDLARFRPDRNLEFLGRTDRQVKIHGNRIEPGEVEAACLAHPGVREAVVTAGARRLVAYLVGEPLTAAALRAFLADRLPGYMIPGAVVMLAALPLTSHGKIDFRALPEPDGDGGGVPYEPPREGTEQVLAAIWAEVLKADPGRGDNFFDLGGHSLLAPQIVSRIAAELGVAVPMTAIFATADLAGLAAVVDGRPAEAVDLRAEAVLPGDVAFTGAPIPDGPPRRVLLTGATGFLGAYLLAELLRATDAEIHCLVRGDAPDGRLRGGLERYGLWDDRFAGRIIPEAGDLDLPGLGLPASRSAELADSVDLIVHNGALVNFALPYRRLRAANVDGVLEILRLAARGRITTPVHLVSTLGVHLTPGERTVRETDPLPDPGPLHLGYDQSKWVADRLAGAARRTGLPIAIHRPARVSADSRTGRSVDGDFLGRLFATCARLGAVPDGERLDMAPVDHVAAAIAHLAVSRAGGDFHYYNPRVLSSAELAGGLRERGFPARLVPGGEWRRLVRDRLAVGDDLPIALYPGFFADHEGAAGPSFDCSATEEALAGAGLVCPPADGDLLGRYLDHYVSTGVLAGGRRA